In a single window of the Saccharothrix australiensis genome:
- a CDS encoding PadR family transcriptional regulator, with protein MSEQAFLVLTALAEEPLHGYAIVRSVEALSEGRVVLRVGTLYGVLDRLVAEGLAERDREEVHRGRLRRYYRLTDAGVRALSAEVARLSANVRAASSVLRAREAR; from the coding sequence ATGTCGGAGCAGGCGTTCCTGGTGCTGACGGCGCTGGCCGAGGAGCCGTTGCACGGGTACGCGATCGTGCGGTCGGTGGAGGCCCTGTCGGAGGGCCGGGTGGTGTTGCGGGTGGGCACGCTGTACGGCGTGCTGGACCGCCTGGTGGCCGAGGGGTTGGCGGAGCGGGACCGCGAGGAGGTGCACCGGGGTCGGTTGCGCCGGTACTACCGGTTGACCGACGCGGGGGTGCGGGCGTTGTCGGCGGAGGTGGCGCGGCTGTCGGCGAACGTGCGGGCGGCGTCGTCGGTGCTGCGGGCGAGGGAGGCGCGGTGA
- a CDS encoding MFS transporter, giving the protein MSVADSAAPALDRKREQRGWTWYDWANQVFPTSVVTVFLSGYLTSVAKESARQDVARNGPDACAAGSLQQCDISLFGAHFPAGSLWGYLLSIATVVQVVVLPVMGAIADRTRNKRRMLGGLAFTGAAATAALALVGGSDWQLGVALFILGNICYGASVVVYYAFLPEIATPDERDAVSSRGWAFGYLGGGLALAVQLGLFIGHDAIGLGEGAAVRVGFVLSGLWWAGFTLIPLARLKRDERQARDAERGASVITAGFRELRRTMRQARLFPLTLAFLGTYLIYTDGIATVANVSAQYGRDELKLDETVLIATILIVQFVAFGGAVLHGRVARHWGAKRTIMVSLIVWIFVIGAAFFVQAGQQFQFYGLAVGIGIVLGGTNALSRSLFSQMIPPGREAQYFSLYEVGERSTSWLGPLVFAGVGQATGSFRLAIISLVVFFVVGFVLMIFVPIRKAVAAAGNPLPAKL; this is encoded by the coding sequence ATGAGCGTGGCCGACAGCGCAGCACCCGCCCTCGACCGCAAGCGGGAACAACGCGGATGGACCTGGTACGACTGGGCGAACCAGGTGTTCCCCACCTCCGTGGTCACGGTGTTCCTCTCCGGCTACCTCACCTCGGTGGCCAAGGAGTCCGCCCGGCAGGACGTCGCCCGCAACGGACCCGACGCCTGCGCCGCCGGCTCGCTCCAGCAGTGCGACATCTCGCTGTTCGGCGCGCACTTCCCCGCCGGGTCGCTGTGGGGCTACCTGCTGTCCATCGCCACCGTCGTGCAGGTCGTGGTGCTGCCCGTGATGGGTGCGATCGCCGACCGCACCCGCAACAAGCGGCGGATGCTCGGCGGCCTGGCGTTCACCGGCGCCGCCGCCACCGCCGCCCTCGCCCTGGTCGGCGGCTCCGACTGGCAGCTCGGCGTCGCCCTGTTCATCCTCGGCAACATCTGCTACGGCGCGTCGGTCGTCGTCTACTACGCGTTCCTGCCCGAGATCGCCACCCCCGACGAGCGCGACGCGGTGTCCTCCCGAGGCTGGGCGTTCGGCTACCTCGGCGGCGGCCTCGCCCTGGCCGTGCAGCTCGGGCTGTTCATCGGCCACGACGCGATCGGCCTCGGCGAGGGCGCCGCCGTGCGCGTCGGGTTCGTCCTGTCCGGCCTGTGGTGGGCCGGGTTCACCCTCATCCCCCTCGCCCGCCTCAAGCGCGACGAGCGGCAGGCGCGCGACGCCGAGCGCGGCGCATCCGTGATCACCGCCGGGTTCCGCGAACTGCGCCGGACCATGCGCCAGGCCAGGCTGTTCCCGCTCACCCTGGCGTTCCTGGGCACCTACCTGATCTACACCGACGGCATCGCCACCGTCGCCAACGTCTCCGCCCAGTACGGCCGCGACGAGCTCAAGCTCGACGAGACCGTCCTGATCGCCACCATCCTCATCGTCCAGTTCGTCGCCTTCGGCGGCGCGGTCCTGCACGGCCGGGTCGCCCGGCACTGGGGCGCGAAGCGCACCATCATGGTCAGCCTGATCGTGTGGATCTTCGTCATCGGCGCGGCGTTCTTCGTCCAGGCCGGGCAGCAGTTCCAGTTCTACGGCCTCGCGGTCGGCATCGGCATCGTGCTCGGCGGCACCAACGCCCTGTCCCGCTCGCTGTTCTCCCAGATGATCCCGCCCGGCCGGGAGGCGCAGTACTTCTCCCTCTACGAGGTGGGCGAGCGCTCCACGTCGTGGCTGGGCCCGCTGGTGTTCGCGGGCGTCGGCCAGGCCACCGGCTCGTTCCGGCTGGCGATCATCTCGCTGGTGGTGTTCTTCGTCGTCGGCTTCGTGCTGATGATCTTCGTGCCGATCCGCAAGGCCGTCGCCGCCGCGGGCAACCCGCTCCCCGCGAAGCTGTGA
- a CDS encoding glycerophosphodiester phosphodiesterase family protein, producing the protein MTANHPYLSGPHPRAFAHRGWHLDDLAGMENSLAAFRRAALEGFRYLETDVHATSDGVVVVHHDDVLDRTTDGTGPVAAQPWSAVRRANVGGREPVARLADLLEELPDALVNVDVKADGAVEPVIDLLRRTRSLHRVCLASFSERRLARLRRLGGPELMTSMGPRSAGALWASGRVPLPLPVAGRIAQVPVTQGRLVVVDGRFVRAAHRRGLEVHVWTIDDEQRMTSLLDLGVDGLVTDRPDVLRDVLRSRQAWVSG; encoded by the coding sequence GTGACCGCGAACCACCCCTACCTGTCCGGCCCGCACCCCAGGGCGTTCGCCCACCGCGGGTGGCACCTCGACGACCTCGCCGGCATGGAGAACTCCCTGGCCGCGTTCCGGCGCGCCGCCCTGGAGGGCTTCCGCTACCTGGAGACCGACGTGCACGCCACCTCCGACGGCGTGGTGGTGGTGCACCACGACGACGTGCTCGACCGCACCACCGACGGCACCGGCCCCGTCGCCGCCCAGCCGTGGTCGGCCGTCCGCCGCGCCAACGTCGGCGGCCGCGAACCCGTCGCCCGGCTGGCCGACCTGCTGGAGGAGCTGCCCGACGCGCTGGTCAACGTCGACGTCAAGGCCGACGGCGCGGTCGAGCCGGTGATCGACCTGCTGCGCCGCACCCGCTCCCTGCACCGGGTGTGCCTGGCGTCGTTCTCCGAGCGCCGCCTGGCCCGGCTGCGCCGCCTGGGCGGACCGGAGCTGATGACCTCGATGGGCCCCCGGTCGGCGGGCGCGCTGTGGGCGTCCGGCCGGGTGCCGCTGCCCCTGCCGGTCGCGGGCCGGATCGCCCAGGTGCCCGTCACCCAGGGCAGGCTGGTCGTGGTCGACGGCCGGTTCGTCCGCGCCGCCCACCGCCGTGGCCTGGAGGTGCACGTCTGGACCATCGACGACGAACAACGGATGACATCCCTGCTCGACCTCGGCGTCGACGGCCTGGTCACCGACCGGCCCGACGTGCTGCGCGACGTGCTGCGCAGCAGGCAGGCATGGGTGAGCGGCTGA
- a CDS encoding putative bifunctional diguanylate cyclase/phosphodiesterase, whose product MNGNGALHRAVLDRADVGFGVTDGHGRLRWVNPALADILGVAADRVAGRSLPALLPGVPDRPRSGLALLTPSSYRTGHRWLEVTCQPLGSGEELLYRVVDVTAWRDRELEATHEADALRRAQVLGRMGTWEWHIPEDRLVWSDTLLEMFGFPPGTRLDFDAYAELVHPEDLPMIQATLEEAMRSGAGFSYTHRMMLADRCTERWFECFGEIVSAEDGTPLRAVGTAHDITRARRVHDELLALAEQDPLTGLANRRAVCRELERRLGSGVSGALLLLDLDNFKDVNDLRGHAVGDRLMKTLAGALRSRLAPSQLIGRLGGDEFAVVLPGCSSAEAARVADGLRDAVASLPLVAASAHVTVSTGVAEFGAGDTWELVLANADLALYASKAAGRNRVTVYEPGHYADTAKRVSVMDRLRAALDGGGLALHAMPMVQLSSGRTLGHELLLRLEDGQEPYLGPAEFLPEAERSDLVLDIDRWVLSTAIDALVRHTDRDLRFNVNVSGRTLEDEDFGGFVLDRLATAGVAPGRLGLEITETAAVTNLDAARSLAVQLRAFGCRITLDDFGSGFGSFVHLKHLPITGIKIDGEFVRSIDERSTDAVLVSGIVAIARGLGLSAVAEWVERPAQVETLTGLGVRVGQGFHLGRPVPLARILSDGAAPDDVAPDDPTGPGGALSAPLAGAEDGARP is encoded by the coding sequence GTGAACGGCAACGGCGCGTTGCACCGGGCGGTGCTCGACCGGGCCGATGTCGGTTTCGGCGTGACGGACGGGCACGGCCGGTTGCGCTGGGTGAACCCGGCGTTGGCCGACATCCTGGGCGTCGCGGCGGACCGGGTCGCGGGCCGGTCGCTGCCCGCGTTGCTGCCGGGCGTGCCGGACCGACCCCGGTCGGGGCTGGCGCTGCTCACCCCCAGCTCCTACCGCACGGGGCACCGCTGGCTGGAGGTGACGTGCCAGCCGCTGGGCTCGGGCGAGGAGCTGCTGTACCGGGTGGTCGACGTGACGGCGTGGCGGGACCGGGAGCTGGAGGCCACGCACGAGGCGGACGCGTTGCGCCGCGCGCAGGTGCTGGGCCGGATGGGCACGTGGGAGTGGCACATCCCCGAGGACCGGCTGGTGTGGTCGGACACGCTGCTGGAGATGTTCGGGTTCCCGCCGGGCACGCGGCTGGACTTCGACGCCTACGCCGAGCTGGTGCACCCCGAGGACCTGCCGATGATCCAGGCGACCCTGGAGGAGGCGATGCGCTCGGGCGCGGGGTTCTCCTACACCCACCGCATGATGCTGGCCGACCGGTGCACCGAGCGCTGGTTCGAGTGCTTCGGGGAGATCGTCAGCGCCGAGGACGGCACGCCGCTGAGGGCGGTGGGCACCGCGCACGACATCACCCGCGCCCGGCGGGTGCACGACGAGCTGCTGGCGCTGGCCGAGCAGGACCCGTTGACGGGCCTGGCGAACCGGCGCGCGGTGTGCCGGGAGCTGGAGCGGCGGCTGGGTTCGGGCGTGTCGGGCGCGTTGCTGCTGCTGGACCTGGACAACTTCAAGGACGTCAACGACCTGCGCGGGCACGCCGTGGGCGACCGGTTGATGAAGACGCTGGCGGGCGCGCTGCGGTCGCGGTTGGCGCCGTCGCAGCTGATCGGCCGGCTGGGCGGTGACGAGTTCGCGGTGGTGCTGCCGGGCTGCTCGTCGGCGGAGGCCGCGCGGGTCGCGGACGGGCTGCGGGACGCGGTGGCGTCGCTGCCGCTGGTCGCGGCGTCGGCGCACGTCACGGTCAGCACGGGGGTGGCGGAGTTCGGCGCGGGCGACACGTGGGAGCTGGTGCTGGCCAACGCCGACCTCGCGCTGTACGCGTCGAAGGCGGCGGGCCGCAACCGGGTGACGGTGTACGAGCCGGGGCACTACGCCGACACGGCGAAGCGGGTGTCGGTGATGGACCGGTTGCGGGCGGCGCTGGACGGCGGCGGCCTGGCGCTGCACGCGATGCCGATGGTGCAGCTGTCGTCGGGGCGGACGCTGGGGCACGAGCTGCTGCTGCGGCTGGAGGACGGGCAGGAGCCGTACCTGGGCCCGGCGGAGTTCCTGCCGGAGGCGGAGCGGTCGGACCTGGTGCTCGACATCGACCGGTGGGTGCTGTCCACCGCGATCGACGCCCTGGTCCGGCACACCGACCGGGACCTGCGGTTCAACGTCAACGTGTCCGGCCGGACCCTGGAGGACGAGGACTTCGGCGGTTTCGTGCTGGACCGGCTGGCGACCGCCGGTGTCGCGCCCGGCCGGCTGGGGTTGGAGATCACCGAGACGGCGGCGGTGACGAACCTGGACGCGGCGCGGTCGCTGGCGGTGCAGCTGCGGGCGTTCGGCTGCCGCATCACCCTGGACGACTTCGGTTCCGGGTTCGGGTCGTTCGTGCACCTCAAGCACCTGCCGATCACCGGGATCAAGATCGACGGCGAGTTCGTGCGGAGTATCGACGAGCGGTCGACCGACGCGGTGCTGGTGTCGGGGATCGTGGCGATCGCGCGCGGCCTGGGCCTGTCGGCGGTGGCGGAGTGGGTGGAGCGGCCCGCGCAGGTGGAGACCCTGACCGGGCTGGGCGTGCGGGTGGGGCAGGGGTTCCACCTGGGGCGGCCGGTGCCGCTGGCGCGCATCCTGTCGGACGGCGCTGCCCCGGACGACGTGGCCCCGGACGACCCGACGGGGCCGGGTGGGGCGTTGTCGGCGCCGCTGGCCGGCGCGGAGGACGGCGCGCGTCCCTGA
- a CDS encoding MFS transporter, translated as MFLVNVPVLAVVVGLGAVVLPESRNPRPGRVDPLSVVLSVVGVVGVVYAVKEGAHGGVGRPGVVAALVVGVVALVVFARRPAGRGMRRGRRCGGGAGAAVGFGLFAAALAVDASFWSILPAMLVYGTGVGFAFAVTNDTVLASVPRERAGAAALPAEVAGPLVAAARQAYVDGAATGLWVCAGLLVVLAAVAGRALRAVPKVIGEPDPALP; from the coding sequence GTGTTCCTGGTGAACGTGCCGGTGCTGGCGGTGGTCGTGGGGTTGGGCGCGGTGGTGCTGCCGGAGTCGCGCAACCCGCGGCCGGGCCGGGTGGACCCGCTGTCGGTGGTGCTGTCGGTCGTGGGCGTGGTGGGCGTGGTGTACGCGGTCAAGGAGGGCGCGCACGGCGGTGTGGGCCGGCCGGGTGTGGTGGCGGCGCTCGTGGTGGGCGTGGTGGCGCTGGTGGTGTTCGCGCGGCGGCCTGCCGGGCGGGGTATGCGGCGCGGTCGGCGGTGTGGCGGCGGCGCTGGTGCGGCGGTGGGGTTCGGGTTGTTCGCGGCGGCGCTGGCGGTGGACGCGTCGTTCTGGTCGATCCTGCCCGCGATGCTGGTCTACGGCACCGGGGTGGGGTTCGCGTTCGCCGTCACCAACGACACCGTGCTGGCGTCGGTGCCTCGGGAGCGGGCGGGCGCGGCGGCGTTGCCGGCCGAGGTGGCGGGCCCGCTGGTCGCGGCGGCGCGGCAGGCGTACGTGGACGGCGCGGCGACCGGTTTGTGGGTGTGCGCGGGTCTGCTGGTGGTGTTGGCGGCGGTCGCGGGCCGTGCGCTGCGGGCGGTGCCGAAGGTGATCGGGGAGCCCGACCCGGCGCTCCCGTGA
- a CDS encoding ATP-binding protein translates to MRFGVLGPMVVRRADGTLVPVGGPRLRALLAVLLVDAGRVVGVDRVVDALYGQAPPAGVANAVQSQVSRLRSVLDVPVERSAAGYRLVVARSEVDALRFEDLVAEGRPGEALALWRGPALRDVGDAPFAAVAAARWEELRLRAAEEHDAAPVGLLRELVAGHPLRERLVARLVRALHREGRQAEALALFEATRRALVAELGADPSPVLSAEHLEVLRGGRAPARHVLPAQLTSFVGRAEEVRQVGKALLESRLVTLLGPGGAGKTRLAVEVASGDAGDVFFVDLAPLGAGADVPQAVVTALGLREDGTRVVSSPVDRLVAALADRSVLLVLDNCEHVVEDAAVLAGALLTACRGLRVLATSREALGVTGETVRPVPPLAVDDPDSPAVRLFADRAAAVDPSFVVDGVTGPAVVEICRALDGMPLAIELAAARVRSLPVAEVAARLGDRFRLLSRGSRAAAPRHRTLHAVVEWSWDLLDADEQVLARRLSVFAGGATLAGAAAVCGVAGTDELLPSLVDKSLVEVSGRRYRMLDTIREFCARRLAEAGERERLRRAHARWLLGLAVEAAPHLLRAEQVTWLARLAAEHEEFKAAVRWAAGADRGLALRLVAELGWYFWVRGLRTEGAALAGEVVRAVGPVAPAGLTEEYLLCALVATSTGAGEELPGAPSPRREALELLTGTPTRPFLTMLWGMSYGVPDVAGPSMEELRGVLVGPDAWSQALSLMGSGMQDLYAGRVDRARRAHVEALARFRALGERWGMSTALAQLAELARAGGDLAGAVGFLDEAVALAEEFGATEHAAGLLARRAEAFRLLGRFAEAWADLERAAEAARSQGAVEALAEVWLGMAEACRLRGGLAAARRWCEEALRVCPSGWFGPEEVRALVRVSLARVALAAGDVAGARAHCDAALDSSVEWGNPMVLTRVADARSAVALAEGDAARAALLLGAAAGLRGTAAEGDPDVLAVRRGAREVLGAAVFEAEAARGAALGREGTLSALRA, encoded by the coding sequence GTGAGGTTCGGTGTGCTCGGTCCGATGGTGGTGCGGCGCGCGGACGGGACGCTCGTCCCGGTGGGCGGTCCGCGGCTGCGCGCGTTGCTGGCGGTGCTGCTGGTGGACGCGGGCCGGGTGGTGGGTGTGGACCGGGTGGTGGACGCCCTGTACGGGCAGGCGCCGCCGGCGGGGGTGGCGAACGCGGTGCAGTCGCAGGTGTCGCGGCTGCGGTCGGTGCTGGACGTGCCGGTGGAGCGGTCGGCGGCGGGTTACCGGCTGGTGGTGGCGCGGTCGGAGGTGGACGCGCTGCGGTTCGAGGACCTGGTGGCGGAGGGCCGGCCGGGTGAGGCGCTGGCGCTGTGGCGCGGTCCGGCGTTGCGGGACGTGGGCGACGCGCCGTTCGCGGCGGTGGCGGCTGCGCGGTGGGAGGAGCTGCGGCTGCGGGCGGCGGAGGAGCACGACGCGGCGCCGGTGGGGTTGTTGCGGGAGCTGGTGGCCGGGCACCCGTTGCGGGAGCGGTTGGTGGCGCGGTTGGTGCGGGCGCTGCACCGGGAGGGGCGGCAGGCGGAGGCGTTGGCGTTGTTCGAGGCGACGCGGCGGGCGCTGGTGGCGGAGCTGGGCGCGGACCCCTCCCCCGTGCTGTCGGCGGAGCACCTGGAGGTGCTGCGGGGCGGGCGTGCGCCGGCGCGGCACGTGCTGCCGGCGCAGCTGACGAGTTTCGTGGGCCGCGCGGAGGAGGTGCGGCAGGTGGGCAAGGCGCTGCTGGAGTCGCGGCTGGTGACGCTGCTGGGTCCGGGTGGCGCGGGCAAGACGCGGTTGGCGGTGGAGGTGGCGTCGGGTGACGCCGGTGACGTGTTCTTCGTGGACCTGGCGCCGTTGGGCGCGGGCGCGGACGTGCCGCAGGCGGTGGTCACGGCGCTGGGGTTGCGGGAGGACGGGACGCGGGTGGTGTCGTCGCCGGTGGACCGGCTGGTGGCGGCGTTGGCGGACCGGTCGGTGCTGCTGGTGCTGGACAACTGCGAGCACGTGGTGGAGGACGCGGCGGTGCTGGCGGGCGCGTTGTTGACGGCGTGCCGGGGGTTGCGGGTGCTGGCGACGAGCCGGGAGGCGTTGGGCGTGACCGGTGAGACGGTGCGGCCGGTGCCGCCGCTGGCGGTGGACGACCCGGACTCCCCCGCGGTGCGGTTGTTCGCCGACCGGGCGGCGGCGGTGGACCCGTCGTTCGTGGTGGACGGGGTGACGGGTCCGGCGGTGGTGGAGATCTGCCGGGCGCTGGACGGGATGCCGCTGGCGATCGAGCTGGCGGCGGCGCGGGTGCGGTCGTTGCCGGTGGCGGAGGTGGCGGCGCGCCTGGGTGACCGGTTCCGGTTGTTGTCGCGGGGTTCGCGGGCGGCGGCGCCGCGGCACCGGACGCTGCACGCGGTGGTGGAGTGGAGCTGGGACCTGCTCGACGCCGACGAGCAGGTGCTGGCGCGGCGGTTGTCGGTGTTCGCGGGTGGTGCGACGTTGGCCGGCGCGGCGGCGGTGTGCGGTGTGGCGGGCACGGACGAGCTGTTGCCGTCGTTGGTGGACAAGTCGCTGGTGGAGGTGTCGGGGCGGCGGTACCGGATGTTGGACACGATCCGGGAGTTCTGCGCGCGGCGGTTGGCGGAGGCCGGTGAGCGGGAGCGGCTGCGGCGGGCGCACGCGCGGTGGCTGCTGGGGTTGGCGGTGGAGGCGGCGCCGCACCTGCTGCGGGCCGAGCAGGTGACGTGGCTGGCGCGGTTGGCGGCGGAGCACGAGGAGTTCAAGGCGGCGGTCCGGTGGGCGGCGGGCGCGGACCGCGGGTTGGCGTTGCGGCTGGTGGCGGAGCTGGGCTGGTACTTCTGGGTGCGGGGGCTGCGCACGGAGGGCGCGGCGTTGGCGGGCGAGGTGGTGCGGGCGGTGGGCCCGGTGGCGCCGGCGGGGTTGACCGAGGAGTACCTGCTGTGCGCGTTGGTGGCGACGTCGACGGGTGCGGGTGAGGAGCTGCCGGGTGCGCCGTCGCCGCGCCGGGAGGCGTTGGAGCTGCTCACGGGCACGCCGACGCGGCCGTTCCTGACGATGCTGTGGGGCATGTCCTACGGGGTGCCGGACGTGGCGGGTCCGTCGATGGAGGAGCTGCGCGGCGTGCTGGTGGGGCCGGACGCGTGGTCGCAGGCGCTGTCGTTGATGGGGTCGGGGATGCAGGACCTGTACGCGGGTCGGGTGGACCGGGCGCGGCGTGCCCACGTGGAGGCGCTGGCGCGGTTCCGGGCGTTGGGTGAGCGGTGGGGCATGTCGACGGCGTTGGCGCAGTTGGCGGAGCTGGCGCGGGCGGGCGGCGACCTGGCGGGCGCGGTGGGGTTCCTGGACGAGGCGGTGGCGCTGGCGGAGGAGTTCGGGGCGACCGAGCACGCGGCGGGGCTGCTGGCGCGGCGGGCGGAGGCGTTCCGCCTGCTGGGCCGGTTCGCCGAGGCGTGGGCGGACCTGGAGCGGGCGGCGGAGGCGGCGCGGTCGCAGGGCGCGGTGGAGGCGTTGGCGGAGGTGTGGCTGGGCATGGCGGAGGCGTGCCGGCTGCGGGGTGGGTTGGCGGCGGCGCGGCGCTGGTGCGAGGAGGCGCTGCGGGTGTGCCCGTCGGGGTGGTTCGGCCCGGAGGAGGTGCGGGCGCTGGTGCGCGTGTCGCTGGCGCGGGTGGCGTTGGCCGCCGGTGACGTGGCCGGGGCGCGGGCGCACTGCGACGCGGCGCTGGACTCGTCGGTGGAGTGGGGCAACCCGATGGTGCTGACGCGGGTGGCCGACGCGCGGTCGGCGGTGGCGCTGGCCGAGGGTGACGCGGCGCGGGCGGCGTTGCTGCTGGGCGCGGCGGCCGGGTTGCGGGGCACGGCGGCGGAGGGCGACCCGGACGTGCTGGCCGTGCGGCGCGGGGCGCGGGAGGTGCTGGGCGCGGCGGTGTTCGAGGCGGAAGCGGCGCGCGGCGCGGCGCTGGGCCGGGAGGGGACGCTGTCAGCGTTGCGTGCGTGA
- the ligD gene encoding non-homologous end-joining DNA ligase produces MAGGDAVVRVGRRRVRLSNLGKVLYPGTGFTKAEVIDYYSRVAPVLLPHLAGRPLTVRRFPDGVEGQSFFGKNVPPHAPEWVRTVRVGTPGSSRGAEFAEFVVVDELATLVWLANLAALELHVPQWVVGAGGVRRCPDLVVFDLDPGEPATVVECCRVAERLREVLVGDGLSPVVKTSGSKGLQVYAAVRVPSAEVPSVYAKGLARRLARETPQEVVWSMAKALRRGKVLIDWSQNNPAKTTVAPYSLRARPVPSVSTPVTWAEVAACRSPGDLVFVAEEVLARVARSGDLFAVGGASPLPV; encoded by the coding sequence GTGGCGGGTGGGGACGCGGTGGTGCGGGTGGGTCGGCGGCGGGTGCGGTTGTCGAACCTGGGCAAGGTGTTGTACCCGGGGACGGGGTTCACCAAGGCGGAGGTGATCGACTACTACTCGCGGGTGGCGCCGGTGCTGTTGCCGCACCTGGCGGGTCGGCCGTTGACGGTGCGGCGGTTCCCGGACGGGGTGGAGGGGCAGTCGTTCTTCGGGAAGAACGTGCCGCCGCACGCGCCGGAGTGGGTGCGGACGGTGCGGGTGGGCACGCCGGGGTCGTCGCGCGGGGCGGAGTTCGCGGAGTTCGTGGTGGTGGACGAGCTGGCGACGCTGGTGTGGTTGGCGAACCTGGCGGCGTTGGAGCTGCACGTGCCGCAGTGGGTGGTGGGTGCGGGTGGGGTGCGGCGGTGCCCGGACCTGGTGGTGTTCGACCTGGACCCGGGTGAGCCGGCGACGGTGGTGGAGTGCTGCCGGGTGGCGGAGCGGTTGCGGGAGGTGCTGGTGGGCGACGGGTTGTCGCCGGTGGTGAAGACGAGCGGGTCGAAGGGGTTGCAGGTGTACGCGGCGGTGCGGGTGCCCTCGGCGGAGGTCCCGTCGGTGTACGCGAAGGGGTTGGCGCGGCGGTTGGCGCGGGAGACGCCGCAGGAGGTGGTGTGGTCGATGGCGAAGGCGCTGCGGAGGGGGAAGGTGTTGATCGACTGGTCGCAGAACAACCCGGCGAAGACGACGGTGGCGCCGTACTCGCTGCGGGCGCGGCCGGTGCCGTCGGTGTCCACGCCGGTGACGTGGGCGGAGGTGGCGGCGTGCCGGTCGCCGGGTGACCTGGTGTTCGTGGCGGAGGAGGTGTTGGCGCGGGTGGCGCGGTCGGGTGACCTGTTCGCGGTGGGCGGGGCGTCGCCGTTGCCGGTGTGA
- a CDS encoding DNA polymerase ligase N-terminal domain-containing protein, whose product MGGDLSEYRRRRVVGRTPEPVPPAGAPLRRGGDDTFVIQEHHASRLHWDVRLERGGVLVSWAVPKGLPVEPGTVRLAVRTEDHPLEYASFEGVIPAGEYGAGRMSIWDRGRYETVAWGEREVEVVLHGSRVEGGFVFFRRAASGGGGDGRDWMVRRRHDAARPGWVPLPVSVEPMVATVSAVLPEPAAEFAFEFRWGGVRAVARVEGGRVRLVASGADVTGVYPELRGLGAALGSTQVLLDGVVVALAGGRPDAGVLRRRSGVGGARARRLAAVFPVTYLVFDVVHVDGESLVGVPYARRREVLEGLGVAGPCWATPRAYPGAGAAVLAASREQGLAGVVAKRLDSPYRPGVRSSEWVEVVAG is encoded by the coding sequence ATGGGCGGGGACCTGTCGGAGTACCGGCGCAGGCGGGTCGTGGGGCGGACGCCGGAGCCGGTGCCGCCCGCGGGCGCGCCGCTCCGCCGCGGTGGTGACGACACGTTCGTGATCCAGGAGCACCACGCGTCGCGGCTGCACTGGGACGTGCGGTTGGAGCGGGGTGGGGTGCTGGTGTCGTGGGCGGTGCCGAAGGGGTTGCCGGTGGAGCCGGGGACGGTGCGGTTGGCGGTGCGCACGGAGGACCACCCGCTGGAGTACGCGTCGTTCGAGGGGGTGATCCCGGCGGGCGAGTACGGGGCGGGTCGGATGTCGATCTGGGACCGGGGTCGCTACGAGACGGTGGCGTGGGGCGAGCGCGAGGTGGAGGTGGTGCTGCACGGGTCGCGGGTGGAGGGCGGGTTCGTGTTCTTCCGGCGTGCGGCGTCGGGTGGGGGTGGTGACGGTCGGGACTGGATGGTGCGGCGTCGGCACGACGCGGCGCGGCCGGGGTGGGTGCCGTTGCCGGTGTCGGTGGAGCCGATGGTGGCGACGGTGTCGGCGGTGTTGCCGGAGCCGGCGGCGGAGTTCGCGTTCGAGTTCCGGTGGGGTGGGGTGCGGGCGGTCGCGCGGGTGGAGGGCGGCCGGGTGCGGTTGGTGGCGTCGGGTGCGGATGTGACGGGGGTGTACCCGGAGCTGCGGGGGTTGGGTGCGGCGTTGGGGTCGACGCAGGTGTTGTTGGACGGGGTGGTCGTGGCGTTGGCGGGTGGGCGGCCGGACGCGGGGGTGTTGCGGCGGCGGTCGGGGGTGGGTGGCGCGCGGGCGCGGCGGTTGGCGGCGGTGTTTCCGGTGACGTACCTGGTGTTCGACGTGGTGCACGTGGACGGTGAGTCGTTGGTGGGTGTGCCGTACGCGCGGCGGCGTGAGGTGTTGGAGGGGTTGGGTGTGGCGGGGCCGTGCTGGGCGACGCCGCGGGCGTATCCGGGTGCGGGCGCGGCGGTGTTGGCGGCGAGTCGGGAGCAGGGGTTGGCGGGTGTGGTGGCCAAGCGGCTGGATTCGCCGTACCGGCCGGGTGTGCGGTCGTCGGAGTGGGTGGAGGTCGTGGCGGGGTGA